In Mangifera indica cultivar Alphonso chromosome 1, CATAS_Mindica_2.1, whole genome shotgun sequence, a single genomic region encodes these proteins:
- the LOC123210313 gene encoding extensin-like isoform X2: MSSSMLKVLFFLGLLATSCMAQAPTPTPTPTPTPTPERPPVPAPTPTPTPSPKPSPTPSPAQSPESAPSPRSPTPLPVTPPTPSTTPPAATPPGSTSPPAPSGSFVDGWVNRAAIFGTALVGTFIAAFMI; encoded by the exons ATGAGTTCTTCAATGCTTAAAGTTCTCTTCTTTTTGGGTCTCTTGGCCACTTCATGCATGGCTCAAGCACCCACACCAACTCCAA CACCAACACCAACACCAACACCAGAGAGGCCACCAGTACCAGCACCAACACCAACACCAACACCATCACCAAAACCCTCACCGACTCCATCACCAGCTCAATCACCGGAATCTGCACCATCTCCTCGTTCACCGACCCCACTTCCAGTCACTCCTCCAACTCCATCAACAACACCTCCCGCTGCAACTCCTCCCGGCAGTACTTCACCGCCCGCTCCCAGCGGTAGCTTTGTCGACGGATGGGTCAACAGAGCCGCTATCTTTGGAACTGCTCTAGTTGGAACTTTCATCGCTGCTTTTATGATTTAG
- the LOC123210313 gene encoding extensin-like isoform X1, which produces MSSSMLKVLFFLGLLATSCMAQAPTPTPTPTPVRPPVAAPTPTPTPERPPVPAPTPTPTPSPKPSPTPSPAQSPESAPSPRSPTPLPVTPPTPSTTPPAATPPGSTSPPAPSGSFVDGWVNRAAIFGTALVGTFIAAFMI; this is translated from the coding sequence ATGAGTTCTTCAATGCTTAAAGTTCTCTTCTTTTTGGGTCTCTTGGCCACTTCATGCATGGCTCAAGCACCCACACCAACTCCAACACCAACACCAGTGAGACCACCAGTAGCAGCACCAACACCAACACCAACACCAGAGAGGCCACCAGTACCAGCACCAACACCAACACCAACACCATCACCAAAACCCTCACCGACTCCATCACCAGCTCAATCACCGGAATCTGCACCATCTCCTCGTTCACCGACCCCACTTCCAGTCACTCCTCCAACTCCATCAACAACACCTCCCGCTGCAACTCCTCCCGGCAGTACTTCACCGCCCGCTCCCAGCGGTAGCTTTGTCGACGGATGGGTCAACAGAGCCGCTATCTTTGGAACTGCTCTAGTTGGAACTTTCATCGCTGCTTTTATGATTTAG